The following proteins come from a genomic window of Corallococcus sp. NCRR:
- a CDS encoding MarR family winged helix-turn-helix transcriptional regulator — translation MRRPTSITSPSESEVRSEGKDEAPDEKAVMERLLQEGDQSTPDSRRFMGLIRELAHFRSLRDPLASLCDDMRLTPTQVHALGWLGMDGPIQVGVLAQRIGITKKTITGVVDRLEDMGMVERGRDAEDRRAVTAKLTERGCEIYKVIQLMTDAGIRRLMGLLPEDDREALFGIIERMLARMKAGAPPR, via the coding sequence ATGCGCCGCCCCACCTCCATCACCTCCCCCTCGGAGTCCGAAGTGCGCTCCGAGGGGAAGGACGAGGCCCCCGACGAGAAGGCCGTGATGGAGCGCCTGCTCCAGGAAGGGGACCAGTCCACGCCGGACTCGCGCCGCTTCATGGGGCTCATCCGGGAGCTGGCCCACTTCCGCTCCCTGAGGGACCCGCTGGCGAGCCTCTGCGACGACATGCGGCTGACCCCCACCCAGGTGCACGCGCTCGGGTGGCTGGGCATGGACGGCCCCATCCAGGTGGGCGTGCTGGCGCAGCGCATCGGCATCACCAAGAAGACCATCACCGGCGTGGTGGACCGCCTGGAGGACATGGGCATGGTGGAGCGCGGCCGGGACGCGGAGGACCGCCGCGCCGTCACCGCGAAGCTCACCGAGCGGGGATGTGAAATCTACAAGGTCATCCAGCTGATGACGGACGCGGGCATCCGGCGGTTGATGGGCCTGCTTCCCGAGGATGACCGCGAGGCGCTGTTCGGCATCATCGAGCGGATGCTCGCCCGGATGAAGGCCGGCGCCCCGCCGCGCTGA
- a CDS encoding AMP-binding protein, with translation MLDIIQRLESTDPRRGLFLYDDFVGPPEFVPYREFAARVAGAAEHFRARGVGPGTRVVLPFETSSSVIFAFLGLMELGAVPLSVKPYILSTPKGPYRDFLARIRERYDARLILDVPGLSGLELPLERLPLQPAGAKRPGVTLRQVAPGELAFVQFSSGSTSFPKGVPITHENLAANLRMIIRHDGRTAEDRVTSWLPLYHDMGLIGGLLTCITVGNDLLLSQPASFLMDPLGWLELISTEKVMGSVIPNFAIDYALKSLKSADADDLKRLDLSRVQSIYLGSEPINIPNLEQFLDILAPCGLKRDVFMPCYGMAETVLMVASVPPRQTVRVITAPNGQPAISVGRPLTEFEVRLRAEDGHPCGEGEMGEIELRGGSLAPSYYLDDRPLRGEDGFYATGDLGFQKEGELFITGRINDRIKVNGQSFFSADFEQAVERLSFIRPGRTAVIQVKGRLVVLAEVNHPSALERLEHSRKQVCQSVLETVGVTLAQEDVLFIRYGQLQKTSSGKLQRRAITEAYEQGRIRTVTPMELRADLLQMRAQRLVLGSVMVARQRGRRWMASGKAALSAGLLKLKPGGQRQDGP, from the coding sequence ATGCTCGACATCATCCAGAGGCTGGAATCGACGGATCCGCGGCGCGGCCTGTTTCTCTACGACGACTTCGTCGGGCCGCCGGAGTTCGTGCCCTACCGGGAGTTCGCTGCTCGCGTGGCCGGGGCGGCGGAGCACTTCCGCGCGCGCGGCGTGGGGCCGGGCACGCGCGTGGTGCTGCCCTTCGAGACCTCATCGTCCGTCATCTTCGCCTTCCTGGGACTGATGGAGCTGGGCGCGGTGCCCCTGTCCGTGAAGCCGTACATCCTGAGCACGCCGAAGGGGCCCTACCGGGACTTCCTCGCGCGCATCCGCGAGCGCTATGACGCGCGGCTCATCCTGGACGTGCCTGGCCTGTCCGGACTGGAGCTGCCGCTGGAGCGCCTGCCGTTGCAGCCCGCGGGCGCGAAGCGTCCCGGTGTGACGCTGCGCCAGGTGGCGCCCGGGGAGCTGGCGTTCGTGCAGTTCTCGTCGGGGTCCACGTCGTTCCCCAAGGGCGTGCCCATCACCCACGAGAACCTGGCCGCGAACCTGCGGATGATCATCCGGCACGACGGCCGCACGGCCGAGGACCGGGTGACGAGCTGGCTGCCGCTCTACCACGACATGGGGCTCATCGGCGGGCTGCTCACCTGCATCACGGTGGGCAACGATCTGCTGTTGTCCCAGCCCGCGTCATTCCTGATGGACCCCCTGGGCTGGCTGGAGCTCATCTCCACCGAGAAGGTGATGGGCTCCGTCATCCCCAACTTCGCCATCGACTACGCGCTGAAGTCGCTCAAGTCGGCGGACGCGGACGACCTGAAGCGGTTGGACCTGTCGCGCGTGCAGAGCATCTACCTGGGCAGCGAGCCCATCAACATCCCCAACCTGGAGCAGTTCCTGGACATCCTCGCCCCGTGCGGTCTCAAGCGCGACGTGTTCATGCCCTGCTACGGCATGGCGGAGACGGTGCTGATGGTCGCGAGCGTGCCGCCGCGCCAGACGGTGCGCGTCATCACCGCGCCCAATGGCCAGCCGGCCATCTCCGTGGGCCGCCCGCTGACGGAGTTCGAGGTGCGGCTGCGCGCGGAGGACGGCCACCCGTGCGGCGAGGGTGAGATGGGAGAAATCGAGCTGCGCGGCGGCAGCCTGGCGCCGTCGTACTACCTGGACGACCGGCCCCTGCGCGGCGAGGACGGCTTCTACGCCACGGGCGACCTGGGCTTCCAGAAGGAGGGCGAACTCTTCATCACCGGGCGCATCAACGACCGCATCAAGGTGAACGGCCAGAGCTTCTTCTCCGCGGACTTCGAGCAGGCCGTGGAGCGGCTCTCCTTCATCCGCCCGGGCCGCACCGCCGTCATCCAGGTGAAGGGGCGCCTGGTGGTGCTGGCGGAGGTGAACCACCCGTCCGCGCTGGAGCGCCTGGAGCACAGCCGCAAGCAGGTCTGCCAGTCGGTGCTGGAGACGGTGGGCGTGACGCTCGCGCAAGAGGACGTCCTCTTCATCCGCTACGGCCAGCTCCAGAAGACGAGCAGCGGCAAGCTCCAGCGTCGCGCCATCACCGAGGCCTACGAGCAGGGCCGCATCCGCACCGTGACGCCCATGGAGCTGCGCGCGGACCTGCTCCAGATGCGCGCGCAGCGGCTGGTGCTGGGCTCGGTGATGGTCGCGCGGCAGCGGGGCCGCCGGTGGATGGCCTCCGGGAAGGCGGCGCTCTCCGCGGGGCTCCTGAAGCTCAAGCCGGGAGGCCAGCGTCAGGACGGGCCCTGA
- a CDS encoding alpha/beta fold hydrolase, which translates to MSTNAKQELASREFWVPTSQEHALHVVDARLSTTPDSAPGILFVPGLFSDGRFFLGGQGDGAARTFVDAGCVAYVASLRGHGRSRWPAKRAYDWSFDTYVRHDIPDLVRAVRARHTGPLFLLAHSMAGYAALAALGVDPSLQASLSGVCTLSSAVNDYSDGGFKKRFQLGFSSAVAGVLGRFPAKALKQGPWDEPAGVMRQFTDWAPTGAFRSADGATDYWSALGNVTLPVFAGVGAADVFHASPQRAQKLVSHLGSAHKDLFVLGRAQGLSWDAGHFDVVRGERARAEVLPRVLAWMRQVAPSH; encoded by the coding sequence ATGAGCACGAACGCGAAGCAGGAGCTCGCGTCGCGGGAGTTCTGGGTGCCCACGTCCCAGGAGCACGCGCTGCACGTCGTGGACGCGCGCCTGTCCACGACGCCGGACTCCGCGCCCGGCATCCTCTTCGTGCCGGGGCTGTTCTCCGACGGCCGCTTCTTCCTGGGCGGGCAGGGCGACGGGGCCGCGCGCACGTTCGTGGACGCGGGCTGCGTGGCGTACGTCGCTTCCCTGCGCGGCCATGGCCGGAGCCGCTGGCCGGCGAAGCGCGCGTACGACTGGAGCTTCGACACGTACGTGCGCCACGACATCCCGGACCTGGTGCGGGCGGTGCGCGCGCGCCACACGGGGCCGCTGTTCCTCCTGGCCCACAGCATGGCGGGCTACGCGGCGCTGGCGGCCCTGGGGGTGGACCCCTCGCTCCAGGCGTCGCTGTCCGGCGTGTGCACGCTGTCCTCGGCGGTGAACGACTACAGCGACGGCGGGTTCAAGAAGCGCTTCCAGCTGGGGTTCTCCTCCGCGGTGGCGGGCGTGTTGGGGCGCTTCCCGGCGAAGGCGCTGAAGCAGGGGCCCTGGGACGAACCGGCGGGCGTGATGCGGCAGTTCACGGACTGGGCGCCCACGGGCGCGTTCCGCAGCGCGGACGGCGCGACGGACTACTGGAGCGCGCTCGGCAACGTGACGCTGCCGGTGTTCGCGGGCGTGGGCGCGGCGGACGTGTTCCATGCGTCACCGCAGCGCGCGCAGAAGCTGGTGAGCCACCTGGGCAGCGCCCACAAGGACCTGTTCGTCCTGGGGCGCGCGCAGGGGCTGAGCTGGGACGCGGGCCACTTCGACGTGGTGCGCGGAGAGCGCGCCCGCGCGGAGGTGTTGCCCCGCGTGCTCGCATGGATGCGCCAGGTGGCGCCTTCGCACTGA
- a CDS encoding acyl-CoA thioesterase codes for MHFEESSLTLRVRPNDLDILGHVNNATTLEYLEAGRWAWLERQGLTRGGPVVAVVSRVEVDYRREIPPGDVVVHTELESPAADELEPDGLNYRARFRQRVFLAADGPVAVEALVSVAFLDARARSLASLQQFLDAARAPAATVEEPLP; via the coding sequence GTGCACTTCGAAGAGTCGTCGCTCACGCTGCGCGTGCGTCCCAATGACCTGGACATCCTGGGGCACGTGAACAACGCCACCACGCTGGAGTACCTGGAGGCCGGCCGTTGGGCGTGGCTGGAGCGGCAGGGGCTGACGCGCGGGGGGCCGGTGGTGGCCGTGGTGTCGCGCGTGGAGGTGGACTACCGCCGGGAGATTCCCCCGGGCGACGTGGTGGTGCACACGGAGCTGGAGTCGCCGGCGGCGGACGAGCTGGAGCCGGACGGCCTCAACTACCGCGCGCGCTTTCGTCAGCGCGTGTTCCTGGCGGCGGACGGGCCGGTGGCGGTGGAGGCGCTGGTGAGCGTGGCCTTCCTGGACGCGAGGGCCCGGTCGCTCGCGTCGCTGCAGCAGTTCCTGGACGCCGCGCGCGCGCCGGCGGCCACTGTCGAGGAGCCGCTTCCATGA
- a CDS encoding acyl-CoA dehydrogenase family protein has protein sequence MLNPFTEEHEAFRRSVRAFVEKEMAPHGLEWDRAGIFPKELFKKCGELGFLGINHDPKFGGSGLDYWYVTAFAEELSRSRNAGVNMALLVQSQMATPIINEIGTDEQKREFLEPALKGERIAALGVSEPGCGSDVASIKTTARRDGDDYVINGSKMWITNGTRADFITLAVRTGEQGYGGISLVTFPTDVKGFSISKKLDKIGNLSSDTAILYFEDCRIPARYVLGEENAGFYHIMTNFQGERLVGAITTVGGMDRMLEDALQYGNEREAFGRPLIKFQVWRHKFVEHLTAVEAARRLNYYAVDLYDRKENPVKEISMAKLFAGDLAQRVAYDCQQFFGGMGYIEETPIARMWRDVRLITIGGGTSEVMKEIISKLYGF, from the coding sequence ATGCTCAACCCGTTCACCGAGGAGCACGAGGCGTTTCGCAGGTCGGTTCGCGCCTTCGTGGAGAAGGAGATGGCGCCCCACGGTCTGGAGTGGGACCGGGCGGGCATCTTCCCCAAGGAGCTGTTCAAGAAGTGCGGCGAGCTGGGCTTCCTGGGCATCAACCACGACCCGAAGTTCGGCGGCAGCGGCCTGGACTACTGGTACGTGACGGCGTTCGCGGAGGAGCTGTCGCGCAGCCGCAACGCGGGCGTGAACATGGCGCTGCTGGTGCAGAGCCAGATGGCCACGCCCATCATCAATGAGATCGGCACGGACGAGCAGAAGCGCGAGTTCCTGGAGCCCGCGCTCAAGGGCGAGCGCATCGCGGCGCTGGGCGTGAGCGAGCCGGGGTGCGGCTCCGACGTGGCGAGCATCAAGACGACGGCGCGCCGGGACGGTGACGACTACGTCATCAACGGCTCCAAGATGTGGATCACCAACGGCACGCGCGCGGACTTCATCACGCTGGCGGTGCGCACCGGTGAGCAGGGCTACGGAGGCATCTCGCTGGTGACGTTCCCCACGGACGTGAAGGGGTTCAGCATCTCCAAGAAGCTGGACAAGATTGGAAACCTGTCCTCGGACACGGCCATCCTCTACTTCGAGGACTGCCGCATCCCCGCGCGCTACGTGCTGGGCGAGGAGAACGCGGGCTTCTACCACATCATGACCAACTTCCAGGGTGAGCGCCTGGTGGGCGCCATCACCACGGTGGGCGGCATGGACCGGATGCTGGAGGACGCGCTCCAGTACGGCAACGAGCGCGAGGCGTTCGGCCGGCCCCTCATCAAGTTCCAGGTGTGGCGCCACAAGTTCGTGGAGCACCTGACGGCGGTGGAGGCGGCGCGGCGGCTCAACTACTACGCGGTGGACCTCTACGACCGGAAGGAGAACCCGGTGAAGGAGATCTCCATGGCGAAGCTGTTCGCCGGAGACCTGGCCCAGCGCGTGGCCTACGACTGCCAGCAGTTCTTCGGCGGCATGGGCTACATCGAGGAGACGCCCATCGCGCGGATGTGGCGCGACGTGCGGCTCATCACCATCGGCGGCGGCACCTCCGAGGTGATGAAGGAGATCATCTCCAAGCTGTACGGCTTCTAG
- a CDS encoding efflux RND transporter permease subunit: protein MLKTFISRPIFTAMLMLAVVVFGLFAYPKIGVDQFPDVDFPVVTVTTILPGADPETIEKNVSDPLEEALNTLNGVDTLKSINVESVSQIVVQFKLSTKVDIAAQDVRDRVQATLSKLPDEVETPVVEKFDIGAAPIITLALAGALPVEELTRVADDVVKPALQRQQGVGSIDIVGGREREIQLVVDPQRLRGFGLAVSDVSQALKAQSLDVPGGRSMDSGRERIVRLTSEAKSVEDIRNIIITSAGGSPIRVRDIAEVVDGPAEQRSGAKSGERSAVALVVRKQSGSNTVQVADLVKESLAEINKSLPAGVQVETVTDNSRFIRSSIHAVQEDLILGGVLAVLIVLVFLRNLRSTIVAAIALPVSVVGTFAVMAALGFTFNMITMLALTLSIGLLIDDAIVVIENIVRHMEEGATPMQAALEGAGQIALAVLAVTLAIVAVFIPVAFMDGMIGKFFYQFGVTVAVATLISYVVSMTLTPMLSSRLLREHGHPTGISASVEKVLVGMENGYRKILGGILRHRALTMIVAVVVLFATFGLARFLKFTFIPEQDNGNIKLTVELPIGSTIQETQTQLDTYAAQVQALPGIASTFTTAGGGVQEEVHKGEVLINLKPVSERAFKQSELKAYLRQTLKAPPGIVVAVQDVAAVSGGGAKSQQVQFNLRGDNWKELTESAEKMRQAMLKNPGLTDVDMTYRSGKPQYDVQVDRDRAATLGVPAAALGQTLRAYLGRDKVLDYREGGETYEVKLRLPPETLASADALGQLSVRSPTGQLVELRNLARIVPAEGPVQIDRQAQRRQITMLANLKEGYALSDAITYMQGYAATELPKSVTGELEGNAKELGKSVAAFGTALLLGIILIYMILAAQFESLIHPFTIMLSLPFAFIGAIGGLLITGQYMSMFALIGVIMLMGLVVKNGILLVDFTLQVREKGRTAHEALLEAAPVRLRPILMTTIAMIAGMIPVAIAKGDGAETRAPMAITIIGGLVTSTFLTLGVVPVVYSLLDQLAARFKRNKKSDPGFAGGSGTAHGPSNQDREREAAAAAAARVETA, encoded by the coding sequence ATGCTCAAGACCTTCATTTCACGGCCCATCTTCACCGCCATGCTGATGCTGGCGGTGGTGGTGTTCGGCCTGTTCGCCTATCCGAAGATCGGCGTGGACCAGTTCCCCGACGTCGACTTCCCCGTCGTCACCGTGACGACCATCCTCCCGGGCGCGGACCCGGAGACCATCGAGAAGAACGTCTCCGACCCGCTGGAGGAGGCGCTCAACACGCTCAACGGCGTGGACACGCTCAAGTCCATCAACGTCGAAAGCGTTTCGCAGATCGTCGTGCAGTTCAAGCTGTCCACCAAGGTGGACATCGCGGCGCAGGACGTGCGCGACCGCGTGCAGGCCACGTTGAGCAAGCTGCCGGACGAGGTGGAGACGCCCGTCGTGGAGAAGTTCGACATCGGCGCGGCCCCCATCATCACGCTGGCGCTCGCGGGCGCCCTGCCGGTGGAGGAGCTGACGCGCGTGGCGGATGACGTCGTGAAGCCGGCCCTCCAGCGCCAGCAGGGCGTGGGCAGCATCGACATCGTCGGTGGCCGTGAGCGGGAGATCCAGCTCGTGGTGGACCCGCAGCGGCTGCGCGGCTTCGGCCTGGCCGTCAGCGACGTCAGCCAGGCGCTCAAGGCCCAGAGCCTGGACGTCCCGGGTGGCCGCAGCATGGACAGCGGCCGTGAGCGCATCGTGCGCCTCACCTCCGAGGCGAAGAGCGTGGAGGACATCCGCAACATCATCATCACCAGCGCGGGCGGCTCGCCCATCCGCGTGCGCGACATCGCGGAGGTGGTGGACGGCCCCGCGGAGCAGCGCTCGGGCGCGAAGAGCGGCGAGCGCAGCGCGGTGGCGCTGGTGGTGCGCAAGCAGTCCGGCTCCAACACCGTGCAGGTGGCGGACCTGGTGAAGGAGTCGCTGGCGGAGATCAACAAGTCGCTGCCCGCGGGCGTCCAGGTGGAGACGGTGACGGACAACTCGCGCTTCATCCGTTCGTCCATCCACGCGGTGCAGGAGGACCTCATCCTGGGCGGCGTGCTCGCCGTCCTCATCGTGTTGGTGTTCCTGCGCAACCTGCGCTCCACCATCGTGGCGGCCATCGCGCTGCCGGTGTCCGTGGTGGGCACGTTCGCGGTGATGGCGGCGCTGGGCTTCACCTTCAACATGATCACGATGCTGGCGCTGACCCTGTCCATCGGTCTGCTCATCGACGACGCCATCGTGGTCATCGAGAACATCGTCCGTCACATGGAAGAGGGCGCCACGCCCATGCAGGCCGCGCTGGAGGGCGCCGGACAGATTGCCCTCGCGGTGCTCGCGGTGACGCTGGCCATCGTGGCGGTGTTCATCCCGGTGGCCTTCATGGACGGCATGATCGGCAAGTTCTTCTACCAGTTCGGCGTCACGGTGGCGGTGGCCACGCTCATCTCCTACGTGGTGTCCATGACGCTCACGCCGATGCTGTCCTCGCGCCTGTTGCGTGAGCACGGCCACCCGACGGGCATCTCCGCCTCCGTGGAGAAGGTGCTGGTGGGCATGGAGAACGGCTACCGGAAGATCCTGGGTGGCATCCTCCGTCACCGCGCGCTGACGATGATCGTCGCGGTGGTGGTGCTCTTCGCGACCTTCGGCCTGGCCCGCTTCCTCAAGTTCACGTTCATCCCGGAGCAGGACAACGGCAACATCAAGCTCACGGTGGAGCTGCCCATCGGGTCCACCATCCAGGAGACCCAGACGCAGCTGGACACCTACGCGGCGCAGGTCCAGGCGCTGCCGGGCATCGCCTCCACGTTCACCACCGCGGGCGGCGGCGTGCAGGAGGAGGTCCACAAGGGCGAGGTCCTCATCAACCTGAAGCCGGTGAGCGAGCGCGCCTTCAAGCAGAGCGAGCTGAAGGCCTACCTGCGCCAGACCCTCAAGGCCCCCCCGGGCATCGTGGTGGCCGTGCAGGACGTGGCCGCGGTGTCGGGCGGTGGCGCGAAGTCGCAGCAGGTGCAGTTCAACCTGCGCGGCGACAACTGGAAGGAGCTGACGGAGTCCGCGGAGAAGATGCGCCAGGCGATGCTCAAGAACCCGGGCCTCACCGACGTGGACATGACGTACCGCTCCGGCAAGCCGCAGTACGACGTGCAGGTGGACCGCGACCGCGCGGCCACGCTGGGCGTGCCGGCCGCGGCCCTGGGCCAGACGCTGCGCGCCTACCTGGGCCGCGACAAGGTGCTGGACTACCGCGAGGGCGGCGAGACGTACGAGGTGAAGCTGCGCCTGCCTCCGGAGACGCTGGCCTCCGCGGACGCGCTCGGTCAGTTGTCCGTGCGCTCCCCCACGGGGCAACTGGTGGAGCTGCGCAACCTGGCCCGCATCGTCCCCGCGGAGGGTCCGGTGCAGATCGACCGGCAGGCGCAGCGGCGGCAGATCACCATGCTGGCGAACCTGAAGGAGGGCTACGCGCTCTCCGACGCCATCACCTACATGCAGGGCTACGCCGCCACGGAGCTGCCCAAGAGCGTCACGGGCGAGCTGGAAGGCAACGCGAAGGAGCTGGGCAAGTCCGTGGCCGCGTTCGGCACGGCGCTGCTCCTGGGCATCATCCTCATCTACATGATCCTCGCGGCGCAGTTCGAAAGCCTCATCCACCCGTTCACGATCATGCTGTCCCTGCCCTTCGCCTTCATCGGGGCCATTGGCGGCCTGCTCATCACCGGCCAGTACATGTCCATGTTCGCCCTCATCGGCGTCATCATGCTCATGGGCCTGGTGGTGAAGAACGGCATCCTCCTGGTGGACTTCACGCTGCAGGTCCGTGAGAAGGGCCGCACGGCGCACGAGGCGCTCCTGGAGGCCGCTCCGGTGCGTCTGCGCCCCATCCTGATGACGACCATCGCGATGATCGCCGGCATGATCCCGGTGGCCATCGCCAAGGGTGACGGCGCGGAGACGCGCGCGCCCATGGCCATCACCATCATCGGCGGCCTCGTCACCTCCACGTTCCTCACGCTGGGCGTGGTGCCGGTGGTGTACTCGCTGCTGGATCAGCTGGCCGCGCGCTTCAAGCGCAACAAGAAGAGCGACCCCGGCTTCGCGGGTGGCTCCGGCACGGCGCACGGTCCGTCCAACCAGGACCGTGAGCGGGAAGCCGCCGCGGCCGCCGCGGCGCGGGTGGAGACGGCCTGA
- a CDS encoding SAM-dependent methyltransferase, translating into MLGTASDMGKPYRPKDHYFQKAKQEGLRARSAFKVDEILKRFPGSVKKGAAVLDLGAAPGGFLQILADAVGMNGRVVGVDIAAIRPFSQKWVTTAVLDVLADDFDAKLAALYDGPYDAIISDMAPKTSGIKGTDEARSLRLAGKALEVAATRGRPGATFVAKVFMGGDFEAFRDEVRKHFEEVKIVRPEATRGASMEVYVVGLRRRAPAAPAAT; encoded by the coding sequence ATGCTAGGGACGGCTTCTGACATGGGCAAGCCCTACCGTCCTAAAGACCACTATTTCCAGAAAGCCAAGCAAGAGGGACTGCGAGCGCGTTCCGCGTTCAAGGTCGATGAGATCCTCAAGCGCTTCCCCGGGTCCGTGAAGAAGGGCGCGGCGGTGCTGGATCTCGGCGCGGCGCCGGGCGGGTTCCTCCAGATTCTGGCGGACGCGGTGGGGATGAACGGGCGCGTCGTCGGCGTGGACATCGCGGCCATCCGTCCGTTCTCCCAGAAGTGGGTGACGACGGCGGTGCTGGACGTGCTCGCGGACGACTTCGACGCGAAGCTGGCCGCGCTGTACGACGGCCCCTACGACGCGATCATCTCCGACATGGCGCCCAAGACGTCCGGCATCAAGGGCACGGACGAGGCGCGCAGCCTGCGGCTCGCGGGCAAGGCGCTGGAGGTGGCCGCCACGCGCGGCCGGCCCGGCGCCACGTTCGTGGCCAAGGTCTTCATGGGCGGCGACTTCGAGGCCTTCCGTGACGAGGTGCGCAAGCACTTTGAAGAGGTGAAGATCGTCCGTCCCGAAGCGACGCGCGGCGCCAGCATGGAGGTCTACGTGGTGGGGCTGCGGCGCCGGGCCCCCGCGGCGCCCGCGGCCACCTGA
- a CDS encoding holo-ACP synthase, translating to MGLGHDLQAVSELEAARALREPDVFFTAAELAHFERAADPEQSLAAGFSAKEALFKALPAVAGWFWTDAELVHDARHAPRFRFHGTLAAHLAREGLQVAVSLSHSGGFVSTVVIVTRAPSP from the coding sequence ATGGGCCTGGGCCACGACCTCCAGGCCGTCTCGGAGCTGGAGGCCGCACGGGCCCTGCGGGAGCCGGACGTCTTCTTCACCGCCGCGGAGCTCGCCCACTTCGAGCGCGCGGCGGACCCGGAGCAGAGCCTGGCGGCGGGCTTCAGCGCGAAGGAGGCCCTCTTCAAGGCGCTGCCCGCGGTCGCCGGCTGGTTCTGGACGGACGCCGAGCTCGTCCACGACGCCCGGCACGCGCCGCGCTTCCGGTTTCACGGCACGCTCGCGGCGCACCTGGCGCGCGAGGGCCTGCAGGTCGCAGTCTCGCTGTCGCATAGCGGAGGGTTCGTCTCGACGGTGGTCATCGTGACGCGCGCTCCGTCCCCCTGA
- a CDS encoding efflux RND transporter periplasmic adaptor subunit produces the protein MNQRILAAVVAVAVSTAGCSKAGAEKAQLPTQQEGSNALGVKAITPATELEQNVTRVTGQVRSKQEAVLGPQATGTLAKVNVRVGDKVKKGDVLAQLDTSNVAIAVDQAKAAKDMAEAALQLATSNLERTRKVAESGGVAANALEQVEIGQKQAAAQAAQAGAAYRLALENLRDHSIVAPFNGIITARTKNVGDSVAMTPSTPVFSIVDTDGLEIRMMVPESVIDTVTPGTVTPGTVNPSGMRFEAKVANVGAVIDAQSRTVEVLADVTGKTDHPLRPGALVEMDFSKAAGDAGNGLFLPAQAVSSKGQDGFVWVVQDGTVRKRDVRVQRVLPGYVKVLQGLTAEERVLADASLDVKEGTAVRVAQ, from the coding sequence GTGAATCAGCGAATCTTGGCTGCCGTGGTGGCCGTGGCGGTGTCGACGGCGGGGTGCTCGAAGGCGGGCGCGGAGAAGGCGCAGCTTCCGACGCAGCAGGAAGGCTCCAACGCGCTGGGCGTCAAGGCCATCACCCCGGCCACGGAGCTGGAGCAGAACGTGACGCGCGTCACGGGCCAGGTCCGCTCCAAGCAGGAGGCCGTCCTGGGCCCCCAGGCGACGGGCACGCTCGCGAAGGTGAACGTCCGGGTGGGCGACAAGGTGAAGAAGGGCGACGTGCTGGCGCAGCTGGACACGTCCAACGTGGCCATCGCGGTGGACCAGGCGAAGGCGGCCAAGGACATGGCGGAGGCCGCGCTGCAGCTGGCCACCAGCAACCTGGAGCGCACCCGCAAGGTCGCCGAGTCCGGCGGCGTCGCGGCCAACGCGCTGGAGCAGGTGGAGATCGGCCAGAAGCAGGCCGCGGCCCAGGCGGCCCAGGCGGGCGCGGCCTACCGGCTGGCGCTGGAGAACCTGCGCGACCACAGCATCGTGGCGCCCTTCAACGGCATCATCACCGCGCGCACCAAGAACGTGGGTGACTCGGTGGCGATGACGCCCTCCACCCCGGTGTTCTCCATCGTGGACACGGACGGGCTGGAGATCCGGATGATGGTGCCGGAGTCCGTCATCGACACCGTGACGCCGGGCACCGTGACGCCGGGCACCGTGAACCCCAGCGGCATGCGCTTCGAGGCGAAGGTGGCCAACGTGGGCGCCGTCATCGACGCGCAGAGCCGCACCGTGGAGGTGCTGGCGGACGTGACGGGCAAGACGGACCACCCGCTGCGCCCCGGCGCGCTGGTGGAGATGGACTTCTCCAAGGCCGCGGGTGACGCGGGCAACGGCCTGTTCCTGCCGGCGCAGGCCGTCAGCAGCAAGGGCCAGGACGGCTTCGTGTGGGTGGTGCAGGACGGCACCGTGCGCAAGCGCGACGTGCGCGTGCAGCGCGTGCTGCCGGGCTACGTGAAGGTGCTGCAGGGCCTGACGGCGGAGGAGCGCGTGCTCGCCGACGCCTCGCTGGACGTCAAGGAGGGGACCGCCGTGCGCGTCGCGCAGTAG